atagTTTCATAAAAGTTATAACAGCGTAACAGTTTCTTCGGAATTAATATACAAAATGGAGAGTCAGAAAAGGTCCCGGCAGTGATTGGAATGGACGCGGTACATAACATTACGACGTTGAGGTCAGTGGCAGTGCagatatagaaaataatttcctCGATATGAAATTGTCACAGACAGGGGAAGACAGAGGAAGACTTGCTTTGAATAATTTACAAGTGAGCTCAGTACAAAAGCTATTCCCACATTGGAAATTATTTCACAACATATACGGAATAGAAGATTTTCATGATGACAGTATAAAAGTACAAAAATGAGCAGAAGACGAACGCTAACAAGTTATAGCAATCCTCGCATAACATCTGTATTTACAATAGTGTTTATATTACCTAGATTATCATATTTAGAGCGCAGAGCTAGAAGCTTCCGTAAATCTAGAAAAATACAGTGGTAACCTGACAGTgtcgaagcatttattttataaatacgagTACTAGAGTACAAAAGCAGTCTCCAGATTAAATTCGGTAACGTAGCTTAATGATATCTATTTAGAATTATACagttcaaatatttatacattgGTTTTGTTCTAAAAGTCACTGATTTCTGGATCTGTGTCGGCGTACTTGCAAGTGAAGGGGTTCCGTAGCCACGAGCAGAAGGATCGGTCGCTGTGTTGTTTGTATTTGGCTGTAGTGTGCTTCTTGGCGTGCGCTCGAGCCACAGCTGCGCGCCGTGTCGGGTAGGAATCGAGGGAGGAAGCATCTGAGTCTCGCGGAACGGAATCATACCCTGACTCAGCACGTCTAGACGTAGTCGCTGGACTGTGTTTACCTGTCCGTGGCGTAGATTCATGGCCACTATCATAACCATCAGGCTTGGAACTAGCTACCACCCTAGCTATTCCTTTATCGCTTTTCTCCGTCCGCGGCTCTGTCGTCACTACAGGTGGTGTTACTTCGAGATGTAAATTAGATTTGAGTTCTTTAAACGAAGGAGCTCCACTACCGGGTATCCTTCGTTCTTCTCTCAAGTTGGGATCTGAAGCTCCATCTGGGTGTCTTAGTGATGCTATACGAGCGTCTGTGATGTCGTTACCCCTGTATCTTTCGAAAGGCCCGTAGCATTCCGTGTGGCCTTCTAAATCTTGGTAAGCCTCACACTCCCCAACTGCACTACCTGGCCTTGACATAGTCCGCTTACAACTGTTACATATTTTGTCACTTGGCCTATAAGCTGGTTCACTATAAACAGAACCATCGCCACCAAATTCCTCAGTATCTCTAACATTTGATAGAGACAGTGATTGAAATTGTGGAACAATCCGTGCTAATGACATATCATTGTTGTCCAACATACGTCGCGAGCCGTACAGTTCAGTTAAGCTCATGATGTCATCAATTCTCGATCGCGACGATTGTAAACTGTCATGTGGATTTAATCCAAGTCCATGCTCGGCGCTGTATTTATCCGCGTAAAAACCTATCGTTTGTCTAAGGTAAGCCTCGTTTCTAATTTGGCGTTCAACTTCACTGTACAAGGAGAGAGTATCAGTGAAAGTCGATGCGACTGTTAAGTTTTCTTGACTGAGAATCCTAAGAGGATGATCGTCATCTTCTTGATCTACTTCTGGAAGAGGATTTTCTGAGAAGCCCATGCAGAAAGCAATATCCTCTTCTGTTACTTGCAGACAAGAATCCATCATAGGGACAGGTTCTAAAGGTTCTTCAACTTCGATTATTTCTAAAatttcatcttcatcatcatttaGACCTCTACTCATGCCATGATGGTCAATGTCTCTGCTGTGGTTTGAAACCAACTCATCGTCCATTCGTaatctttctttatatttactatCTAAACTTTCCATTGATACTTCTCTACTACTTAGACTACTGGGTTGCATAATAGGCAAAGCAGGTGGTATTTCTGCTAGCTCTTCGctgtcatcgtcatcatcaattTCCTGTTTGGTTTGTTTGGAACATTTTTTACTACCTGAGTGCTGTTCAGAGGTACCTGGTCCAACGTTTTCTTCTTCGATTGCCATTCCCTTAGAGCTAGCTTTTAGACCAGTTCTTATAGTAGATTCCTCTACATGTATTCGTCTAGCTGAATCTTTCGTCACTGGCTCCATTTTATGAGCATTTTCGGGTTCTTCAGGAGCTCTGGCACTTGGTTCTTTGTGAGTAGTTTGTGCTTTGTGACTTGGTGAGCTGTGTCTAGATTTATGAATTTGTGATGTTTGATTTTCCACCCATTTTCTGATCATATTTTTCTTGTGGTTATCCATGTATCCGTATCCTAAGTTCTCACTACCAAGAGAACCAAGAATACCTAATTGGAGTGGTATTGTATTATTGGCAGGTTGTATTGGCACAGATTCAAATTGTATTGGTACTTTAGGTTCCTGCATCGGACCATCAATCCAAGTTTCACGTTTCTTGCCCTGTGTTTCCTTGATAATATGTCTAGCTTCAACTAACTTTGATTTAGATATTCGAGGTCCGTCTATCCATTGTTCGTCACTGGTGCTTTTACCTTCCTCTGAATGTTTTGGACCTAATTTCTTGAGTGGAGTAGATTTAGATGTCGCTGAATGGACTGGAGATGCTTTTGGAGTATGAGTGGGTTGTAAAATTTTCAAGGGTGATGATTTGGGTGATCCATGTAACCTGTGCACTGGACTTTTCTCTTCCACTACTCGAGATAATGACGACTTGTGTTTTTGTTCTGCTGCTGAACCGCGTAAGGCTTTACTTAGAATGCATCGATTGTCACCTGAGTTTATATGAGGTATGTACACGGGTGGATGTTCTCCGTCTGTAGCATCGTCCAATGGACCTACGTATATTACAGTATCTGCTGACAGATCACTACTAGATGGGTCTGGTTCACTACTACTAGGCTTCGAAGCATCTTCACCAGAGCTCCCTCCAGATCCTGCATTGTTATTAGCAGAATATTTAACCTTCCTTCTTCGAAGCCTATGTATTCGAGAGGCTAACTGTAAAGTTGTTAACGTATCGGAATAATTTTGAGACGTTGGTGAGACATGAACTATCATGGCTGTATGGCATGTCAAGGACCCGAGACATTCTTTCAATACGTGAGTAAGATTGTGGTCTCTGTACGGCAGATGTCTTTGTCCGTTGAATATTGCAAGTAATATATTTCCTAAACCAGATAGTGGTATTCCGCCGTTTGTTTTTCCCCGCTCTGAGTTTCCTAGGTCGATTAAATGCAGGCGGCTGCGTCCTCCGGCAACTGTGAACAAAGagagaaatgtttttaattcagGAACTTTGTTGTTTTGTGACCCGTTTAGTACGGCGCCGGATAgtgaaacttttatttaaagaatttgtTTAATATAGAACCTTCTTCAATGGACGTTCTTGAAAAAACTACGCTTTGTGTTAAATTTTGATTAGCTTtttgtttaagaattttgtttgtttgtttgagaatatttttacaaggctttatttaaaaacatttctgaCTTTTTGAGATTATAGAGTGTGAAATTTAATCTTACCTGCTCCCTTGCCTCCAACACTATACTGATACACATGTAGTGTGTACAGCAGGTGACTGTCTTTTCCTTCCTCTCTAGTTCCTCGGGTCGCTAAAGCAGCATCCAAGTAGAAAGCTGCCTTCTCAGCACTGTGGACTCTGAGCTCTGATTGGTTCTGTAGGTGAGTCCCGAAGAGTGGGTCGTCTCGGAGATATACGCCTGGAGATTGTTCCGTGTCTGTTTTGGAGATAAGAAAAAATAGTGGTTACATATTTGTACTTAATTCATAAGAATTTTCATAAGTCACAGAAatgaattattatcattagcGTGTATTTCTATGTATTGAATTGTcattaacacacacacacacacaaaatgtCAGGTGGCAGAGCGttacaaaatcaaaacatcAATGATTTATAGTAATGGAATCACATCGGAGTGATTGGCCTTGATTGATAATTTGATTTACTTTTTTTGggttgtttttgttgttgtagATGTTAATTTAAGTTCTTGATTAATACAAAGTAATACAAAGTAGGTACactaaatatcatcatcatggAGTATGAGAATCTCAAAGCACGTGAATCGTTTTGATAACTTACCATTTTGATACGGTGCCAATAAGTCCCGGATCTGGTTGGTGTTTGTGCATAGTTCTACAGCTGATACTCTGACGGAGAACCGGGTGCCACATTTGTGTCGTTGCTCAGCAATTCCTCGGAAGAGCCACGTGATGGCGCAAGGTATAGCGCCCAGCGCCGCCGGCGAGTCCGGCCGCCCCAACATCGTGTAGGATTTACCtagccaaacaaacaaacatgtgaGCTAAACTTTCTATAAACCAACTAACACGCAACCTGAAAATGAGAAGTTTTACAAAGTTTGAAAGGATCAATATTAGTTGTAATAACTCCAACAAGGATCTAACGTGGTTACGAAAGTAAAGTCTTCctttaaacattacataatgccatttaacgaaataaaaatcCATCCAAACGTTCATTTATGGGCGTAACGTTATGCAAAACAGTAAGAGGTTAGATCTGAATAATAAAAGCCTCCGACAGGATCCCGAGCAACCGCCGAATATTCACGTCGGCGGCGTAATGAACACAAGAAATCACTTTAACACCAGGTAAGTTCACTTAGCTTCACGTGGCTTCCGAAATCCTTCAATAATTAAAACGAGGTTCGAATTATTCACTCAGTTGGTTCGCAGATCCTGTATAAGCGGGATGTTGCCGTAAGCTGGGGTTTAGTGCCAACATCGCCGCGTTTCCCCAAAACTTTCATTTCGCGAAGCATTCAATTTGCATCTGAAACCTTAATCTATGAGGGGAGGTTCGGGTAAATTACCTCTTTCGTTTTTAGTCGTCCGTTGTTTTGTGTTAATGAAAGTATAAGCCCATTCCGCGATTGTTTGTCTGTGGTATTATCGTGATCGCATCGTTCGGATAATCCTTTGCAACTTGCTAAATTGATTTCGTGTCTTGAAACTTATTAATAGGTTGGTAATACTGTTTGGGTTCTTAGCTATTGTCTTGTTTCCCAGTTATAATGTTGTGTTGTATTGTTTTAGGGGCTTACTTCAAGTTGAATTGTTGTGTTTTAATTGGTTTGGATGTAATCCTCTTCTTAAGACAAGTTTAAGTATAATTAATCATTTGTTTGgtgttaaaatattcaaaattccATTTGAAAATGATAGGTTTGATTATAAAAGTTTTGAATCTTCATTACTGTTCAAGATTAATGAAACTCCAAAACCTATTCTAAAACAAAACCTGTTATTTCTAATTCATTTAACGCAGACTTGAAACCTTCGTTATGAATAGTGTTAACTTGAGAAGCCAGTTTAATATCAAAGTTTTGCTATCACGAGTGTGGGAGTGAGAGGGAGAGAGGTCGTATTTATCAAACTTTCAATTAAGAGCTCTCCCGACTCTTTGCCATTTAGATGCAAATCCTGCCGCCGAGCCGAGTGAGAAGTTTCATACTTTATAGTGCATAATTAGGGCTACCACCTTTCAAATGAATTGTGGTTCCGCACTGCAAACATTGCGTGGAATTGCGAGTGGAGTTTCAGTTGAAGTATATTTTTTGCTGTGGTGGaacatattcatttattttcaagCACTGAGAGGTATATAAATTGATTACTATGTTGTAATATTCTATGTAACATGATCATTTAgcttaaataaaatctttagcCTTGTAAAGTTACGTACTTATCTAAATATTTAAGTGAAACAGTCAGCGAGTCttttaaaatatcgtaattGAATGGCAGCCCTGACTGTAAGTTTTCGCACTTTTTAATCAACGGTTCTGAACTAAAAGTGAGAACCTTATAACTATAAgtaaaaagagtaaaaaaatggataaatataaaacttgtatAAATTAGTTGAACGTAtgtagaaatgtttaaaatagtTCAATTGGATTTTAAATGGTGTATTATTGTACGACATGTACCTATCCATATCTATggtatactatactatactgcATCGCAATTATAAAGAAGATGTGTTATCTTACCAAGTCCTGCGTGTCCAAAGCAGAAGAGGCAGCCGTCTGTCCCGTTGATGACGGCGTGGATGACGTCAGTGAGGGCACTCGAACATATCTCCGActgcaacaaacaaaatactaaagttaGACTAGAATATCAATTGAATAGATACTACGTTTAACCCGTGGTATGCAatacacaatgtgttttctattgtctaTTTGTCTCATATACTGGCAAACAAAAGGTCTTCGATTCTTGTTGAAAAGTTAATATCTGAgaccaaagaaaaaaaaaattccacAAGCGAGGTAGTTATAATCTCAATGtggatttttttactaaaactgttttgtttactaaaactttaCTAAAATTGTAAACTTGTACCCTATAACCACGGTTTACCATGGGAGAAAATATGTCTTATTATTacactcataacataactggcgaaaattGGGAGTTAATGTGTATGTACACCTCTACCTACACCTTTAACATTAAACGACGTCACGccatgttatattatttataaccaCAAACtaaacacattaattaaaacCATAAATCAATACAAAGTAACATAATACTACACACATAACAACTCTCTCATTACCTATGATTAAATCTATAACCTCTTAACCCCCAACTAAACAAAAGTGTCTATAATACCGtgaataattaactaaaatctgGCACTTAGGGTGTTTGCTAACCTCTGAGCCGGGGTTCTTTTGGCCCCCGATCGCAGATAATTACGTGGACTTAAGGTGGGATGTAGATTGGAGGGTTGATGTGAACTTAGAGGCAGGTATTTATGTGTAATATTGAAGAGATAATAATGTCTGGGTGTTTCAAAAAGATGGTGGACTTATTATTTTAGTGACTGATTTTAGTATGAgttatgatgttttattttttagaactATTAGTTACCTCGTTACGATTTTCTAGATAGATATATATCATGTTCATCTAAACTGATTCGGcgttaatgtatatttttatgtggtAACTGTTTTGGACTATTAGTAtgaaactagtggtcgcctagtggccgaaattcgaccatatatgatttaatttacaataccacttaacgtacgttgaaggataatttttatttaactcaaactcttttataaaactcttttcatatgagacgtgagaatatcatcgcaatatctatcgattttgacgttttgtcaaatacgatcagatactatgcatgtgtgtgtaatgttttatttattgatttaatgtactttataagcattatttttgaaaaatattaacgctatgcacttctcctacacataaactataagtgtaccaaattttatgctcctacgtccgcgcaattttcgtaaaaagaattacaaagtttttgcttcacgtattaatattagtatgaaatttttgacaatattttctgttggtttccaaaataaaataaaataaacactgaaTTAATTTCAACGTGAACTTtggtttaagtatttttaaaaagctACTCGATATAAATAGGTATCGTTTAGTGACATAAAACACGTAAACAGTAACTTTATGAATTACTTTGTTATTGGTTCATTACTACTAGTAAGTGGAGTCTCTTTCTAAATATTTCCTctataacataatttaacttTTCTTGTTAACAAGGATCTATTTAATTTCACTCAATTAAAAACAGTTATTAGACTCtttatcatttaataattttaattataataatgtgaatAATTTAGTATCTATCCTCTTTTGCTTCTTGTTTTTATACTGAGTCCCTCCACAGATAATTAAAAGGACTTAAGGTGAAGCACTGAGATTAGAGGGCGGTAGGGTGCCTCTTCATTTGTCATACTTAGGAGACATTTTtgtaaagatgtttttttttatggaataggggcaaacgaacagacggatcaactAAGGGTTCcttgatcagcgccgcctatggagacctgcaacaccaaaggagtcacaagtgcgttgccctttaaaaaggaatacgctcttttcttgaaagtttgaagTTTGTATTGGTTCTCTTTCTTGAATGAGTTGGGATTTTGGGATATTTCGTTCTGAAAATGATGACTGTTTTATATTACGGTGGTAGACGAGTCCAAATGGCATTCAATTTCGCATTGTATTTTTACCAACAAagaatactatttttaaatgtaacaagtAACTTAACAACTAATTTAACAAGTAGTTAATTTTCTACagtaaaatcaataattatacGTCTGTttcaacatacataatatacaaaacccaaacataataaattattttaaaaccgtTCTCATGTCCCATCGAAACTCATGGTGCTCTCAAAGCAGGGGATATCCTCGTGTACTCAACACGGAAATactaaaattgttttgaatgaaaattttaatgacCACGACTCCGTCCTCTAATTGAGGACGCTTAGTGCGAACTGCGTAGAGGGTACCGTTAATCAATTTCTGTTATTAACTTTCgtttcatttcaattaatttacccCCGCGCTGCCACTGGTGGATGGTGATGGTCattcgattttgtttttaaataaagttgttttttttttaaatgtgaggtgtttgtttggttgtgttgaataagtgttttataattttatgaactGTATCAAAACGCGtcgtggcccggaggtttaaagcGCTCCTTATGCATgaagttcgaaacctaccaacggcaagtactaatgtgacctttttcgagttatatgcaCTTTCTAGGATTATTAAGATACCATTGGCAAACGgtaagaaaacatcgtgaagaaagctgggcttgtaatttctaattataagtttgaaatcgccgcattgagcaagcgtgaacGTCAAGCAAAAAGTGATTAcgtcatttataaataataaattaccgaTAGTAAAATCAAAGGCTGGGCTAGGAGTAactttgaaaatttaataatagattccgtgtaaacaataatacaaatcGTATTTGGTATCCATAGTAGACGAAAATAGGTTTggcatttaattaaataagtacccCACATATATCCAATAGTCCGATTGTATGAGGTTGAAACTTTTGTGGGTTATTAATATCGGATAGTTTGCTCCAGTttcataagtttaaaattaatttcgatGTAAACAACTAAACAGTTTTTCATTAGTTACGAAATTGATCTAAAAGGATCTGTTGATACTTGACTTGTACGATTTCTAATAATATCGGGCAAACAAACCGTTTATTgaattttcagtttaaaatatctGTAGTATGGTCGAGTTtggaatattaaatagtttttaattgcAGTAAACAATCTGTCAAACTCAATATTACAGATAGATTTTGAACAAATTTCTAAACGATAACTTGATACTTCATTAGACTTTAACTTTACGAATTCTACTAA
This genomic window from Spodoptera frugiperda isolate SF20-4 chromosome 28, AGI-APGP_CSIRO_Sfru_2.0, whole genome shotgun sequence contains:
- the LOC118265226 gene encoding kinesin-like protein CG14535 isoform X1, with amino-acid sequence MSGSGMRGGRRIPTPMPPPKETIHQPRSTPRLVGSEASYKLSPYEMEALNAVKSTAPKMDRNGYFFYVTSTAKKKKINLMQPKPPRVAFVEEKRRPGVAERIHTGYGSVAPSATENGRGDSMSQRGPSPAPRARLYTQLESYQPRYHTIRDNSDKRVESECRRRKEKRIVGYPQPSPVVRTSTAKCSGGSPHRERRRRDEDATTPGGFSAALHRTPPPPPPALLRRLGVKEPTGVGKVKVMLRVGASGEGPFTSGTQTFSMDKRKKQVSLCETAPAATAPEDRKVGVAAPKMFAFDAIFSQDDAQSEICSSALTDVIHAVINGTDGCLFCFGHAGLGKSYTMLGRPDSPAALGAIPCAITWLFRGIAEQRHKCGTRFSVRVSAVELCTNTNQIRDLLAPYQNDTEQSPGVYLRDDPLFGTHLQNQSELRVHSAEKAAFYLDAALATRGTREEGKDSHLLYTLHVYQYSVGGKGAVAGGRSRLHLIDLGNSERGKTNGGIPLSGLGNILLAIFNGQRHLPYRDHNLTHVLKECLGSLTCHTAMIVHVSPTSQNYSDTLTTLQLASRIHRLRRRKVKYSANNNAGSGGSSGEDASKPSSSEPDPSSSDLSADTVIYVGPLDDATDGEHPPVYIPHINSGDNRCILSKALRGSAAEQKHKSSLSRVVEEKSPVHRLHGSPKSSPLKILQPTHTPKASPVHSATSKSTPLKKLGPKHSEEGKSTSDEQWIDGPRISKSKLVEARHIIKETQGKKRETWIDGPMQEPKVPIQFESVPIQPANNTIPLQLGILGSLGSENLGYGYMDNHKKNMIRKWVENQTSQIHKSRHSSPSHKAQTTHKEPSARAPEEPENAHKMEPVTKDSARRIHVEESTIRTGLKASSKGMAIEEENVGPGTSEQHSGSKKCSKQTKQEIDDDDDSEELAEIPPALPIMQPSSLSSREVSMESLDSKYKERLRMDDELVSNHSRDIDHHGMSRGLNDDEDEILEIIEVEEPLEPVPMMDSCLQVTEEDIAFCMGFSENPLPEVDQEDDDHPLRILSQENLTVASTFTDTLSLYSEVERQIRNEAYLRQTIGFYADKYSAEHGLGLNPHDSLQSSRSRIDDIMSLTELYGSRRMLDNNDMSLARIVPQFQSLSLSNVRDTEEFGGDGSVYSEPAYRPSDKICNSCKRTMSRPGSAVGECEAYQDLEGHTECYGPFERYRGNDITDARIASLRHPDGASDPNLREERRIPGSGAPSFKELKSNLHLEVTPPVVTTEPRTEKSDKGIARVVASSKPDGYDSGHESTPRTGKHSPATTSRRAESGYDSVPRDSDASSLDSYPTRRAAVARAHAKKHTTAKYKQHSDRSFCSWLRNPFTCKYADTDPEISDF
- the LOC118265226 gene encoding kinesin-like protein CG14535 isoform X2, which codes for MASYNHQETQSSPAKEVPRTSTAKCSGGSPHRERRRRDEDATTPGGFSAALHRTPPPPPPALLRRLGVKEPTGVGKVKVMLRVGASGEGPFTSGTQTFSMDKRKKQVSLCETAPAATAPEDRKVGVAAPKMFAFDAIFSQDDAQSEICSSALTDVIHAVINGTDGCLFCFGHAGLGKSYTMLGRPDSPAALGAIPCAITWLFRGIAEQRHKCGTRFSVRVSAVELCTNTNQIRDLLAPYQNDTEQSPGVYLRDDPLFGTHLQNQSELRVHSAEKAAFYLDAALATRGTREEGKDSHLLYTLHVYQYSVGGKGAVAGGRSRLHLIDLGNSERGKTNGGIPLSGLGNILLAIFNGQRHLPYRDHNLTHVLKECLGSLTCHTAMIVHVSPTSQNYSDTLTTLQLASRIHRLRRRKVKYSANNNAGSGGSSGEDASKPSSSEPDPSSSDLSADTVIYVGPLDDATDGEHPPVYIPHINSGDNRCILSKALRGSAAEQKHKSSLSRVVEEKSPVHRLHGSPKSSPLKILQPTHTPKASPVHSATSKSTPLKKLGPKHSEEGKSTSDEQWIDGPRISKSKLVEARHIIKETQGKKRETWIDGPMQEPKVPIQFESVPIQPANNTIPLQLGILGSLGSENLGYGYMDNHKKNMIRKWVENQTSQIHKSRHSSPSHKAQTTHKEPSARAPEEPENAHKMEPVTKDSARRIHVEESTIRTGLKASSKGMAIEEENVGPGTSEQHSGSKKCSKQTKQEIDDDDDSEELAEIPPALPIMQPSSLSSREVSMESLDSKYKERLRMDDELVSNHSRDIDHHGMSRGLNDDEDEILEIIEVEEPLEPVPMMDSCLQVTEEDIAFCMGFSENPLPEVDQEDDDHPLRILSQENLTVASTFTDTLSLYSEVERQIRNEAYLRQTIGFYADKYSAEHGLGLNPHDSLQSSRSRIDDIMSLTELYGSRRMLDNNDMSLARIVPQFQSLSLSNVRDTEEFGGDGSVYSEPAYRPSDKICNSCKRTMSRPGSAVGECEAYQDLEGHTECYGPFERYRGNDITDARIASLRHPDGASDPNLREERRIPGSGAPSFKELKSNLHLEVTPPVVTTEPRTEKSDKGIARVVASSKPDGYDSGHESTPRTGKHSPATTSRRAESGYDSVPRDSDASSLDSYPTRRAAVARAHAKKHTTAKYKQHSDRSFCSWLRNPFTCKYADTDPEISDF